In Acidimicrobiia bacterium, the DNA window CGGTAAGCGGTCGGATAGAACACCGCGGTAACAGCACCGGTGGTCTTTCGTGGCATGTCTACGGCGATGACGGCAACTATTACTACGGCACCCACCTGGCTTCCTACGCCAGCCAGGGCGCCGGCCGGGTGAGCGCGGGCACCGTGATCGGCTACGTCGGTGATACCGGAAACGCTCGCGGTACGCCGCATTTGCATTTCGAGATACATCCGGGCGGCGGCGCCGCGGTCAACCCCACCCCGTACGCTGCGGCCGCCTGCTGAGCGCGGATGTCGCACGATCTAGCTGAGGCGCTGCGGCAACTTCTTGGCCCGGACGGAGCGGAGATCACGTCCCTGCAACGACTGTCCGGCGGGGCCTCTCGGGAAACCTGGTCATTTGATCTGGTCGTCGAGGGAGGGGTGCGTCCGCTGATCCTCCAGCGTCTCCGCGGCGGTGGGGTAGCAGGGTCCACGGGGATTCCGATGGGGGTCGAGGCCGCCTTAGTTCGGGTGGCGGGTCGCCACGGCGTGCCGGTGGCCGAGGTGGTGACGAGCGATGATGGTTCGGTACTGGGCCGCGCCGGGATGGTGGTGGCGCGTCTCGAAGGGGAGACGATTCCCCGGAAACTCCTACGCGACCAGGAATGGGCGGGGGCAGTTGGCCGTCTGGGGAACCAGGTGGGCGCGGCACTAGCGGCGGTCCACGCCATTCCCACCGCGGAGATATCGGGGTTGTCCACCACTGATCAACTGGCCCAGTTCCGGGCCATCCTCGACGGCCTCGGCGAGCCCCATCCGGCCTTCGAGCTTGGGTTCCGCTGGCTGGAGGCCCACCGGCCAGCGCCCACCCCGCCCACGGTGGTCCACGGCGACTTCCGCCTGGGGAACCTGTTGGTGGATCACGATGGCCTCCGGGCGGTGCTGGATTGGGAGTTGGCGCATCTCGGCGATCCAGTGGAGGACCTCGGATGGTTCTGCGTGCGGGCCTGGCGCTTTGGGTCGCCCCTTCCCGCCGGTGGGGTGGCGAGCCGAGAGTCGCTGGTGGCGGCCTATGAAGCGGCCAGCGGAAGAACTGTTGCTGTAGAGGCGCTGCGGTGGTGGGAATTGTTGGGCACTCTCAAGTGGGGCGTGATCTGCATCATGCAGGCCTGGGGGCACCTCAGCGGTGGATCGCGGTCGGTGGAACTCGCCACCATCGGAAGGCGCGTGTGTGAAAACGAGTGGGATGTGCTTGGACTGTTGCCGGGCCCCCCACTGGTGGTGAATCCACCGGTGGCCGCCACGCCCGTCGCTCCTCTGCACGACCGCCCGCACCTCACGGAGTTGGTGGAAGCGGTGCGCGAGTGGGTAGAGGGCGATGTGCTCGAGGGCACTGAGGGCCGCCTGGCTTTTCATGCTCGGGTGGCGGTCAACGCGTTGCGCATGGCGGAGCGCGAACTGGCCCAGGGCCCGGGACCAGCGTTGGCCCATCGGGCTGCGCTGGCGGTCCTGGGCTGCGAGGACGACGCCGACCTCGCCGCCCGGATTCGCAGCGGGAGTTTGGATGACCGGCTCGAGGAGGTTCGCGCCGCTGTATCGGCGAGCGTGGTCGACAAACTTCGCGTCGCCAATCCGACCTGGCTCACAATGGAGGCCTAGCGACTAGGTGGCCACCGCGTGGAAGCCGCCGTCGACGTGGATGATCTCCCCGGTGGTCTTCGGAAACCAATCGGACAACAGGGCCACGCAGGATCGGGCCACGGCGTCGGCGTCGGCCTTCACGTCCCAGCCCAGGGGGCTGCGTTCGTCCCACACGTCCTCGAAGCGGGAGAACCCGGGAATTGATTTGGCGGCGAGGGTCTTGATGGGGCCGGCGGCCACGAGGTTCACGCGGATCCCCTGCGGGCCGAGATCGCGGGCCAGGTAACGGCTGGTGGATTCCAGGGCGGCTTTCGCTACTCCCATCCAGTCGTAGGCCGGCCAGGCCTGGCGACTGTTGTCGAAGTCGAGGCCGAGGATGGAGCCGCCGGGGGGCATGTGGGGCACCACTACCTCGGCGAGGGTCTTGAGGGAGTAGGCCGAAATCTGCAGCGCCACCGAAACGTCTTCCCAGGGGGCTTCGGTGAAGCCACCCCCGAGGCAGGAGGGAGGAGCAAACCCGATGGCATGCAAGGCCCCATCCACGCGGCCCCAACGCTCTCCCAGCGCGTCTCGCACGGCCGCCACCTGGGTGGGGTCGGTCACATCGAGTTCGAGTACCTCGGCGGGGTGGGGCAGTTTTCGGGCGGTTCGCCGGGTGAGGGACAGGCCACGCCCGGCCCCGGTGAGGATGATCTCGGCGCCCTGTTGCTGGGCGTGGCGGGCCACCCCGAAGGCGAGGGACGCATCCGTGAGAACGCCGGTGACCAGGATTCGCTTACCGTCGAGAAGAGACATGGCTGTGAGACTGCCATGCGCGCCGGTGCGTTACTGGCCTGGTGGTCATCGGAGTGGAAATGCCGATTGGCGGGGGAGCGCCACTACGGTGTGCCCGATGCGCATAGGAATCCTTGGTGGTACTGGTCCGGCGGGTAGCGCTCTAGCCGCACGATTGGCATCGGTTGGTTTCGAAACCGTGGTTGGCTCGCGATCGAGGTACCGCGCCCTGGAGGTGGTGGATGGCCTCAAGGAGCGGTGGACAGGCCGCGACCTGACGATCGAAGCGGCCGACAACGAAGGGGCGGCGGATGCCGACCTCATCGTGATTGCCACCCCCTGGGACGGTGCCACCCAGACCGCCCAGATGGTGGAAACCCACTTACGCGGCAAAGTAGTGATCTCCATGGCCAACGCTCTCACCAAGATCGGTAAGGAGTTCCAACCCCTTGTTCCGCCGCGCGGATCGGTGGCGGCGAGTGTGCAGGCGGTGTTGCCGGGGAGCTTTGTGGCGGCGGGTTTTCATCACGTGCCCGCCAAGGAACTCGGTGACCTTGACCATCCCATTGAGAGTGATGTGCTGATCTGCTCGGACCACCCCGAGGCCACCAAGATGACGGCCGAGTTGGTGGCGAAGATCCCGCACATGCGCCCGCTCGATTGCGGTGAGCTGTCCCTCGCCACCCCCATCGAGTCTTTCACTGCCGTGTTGTTGCAGTTGAACGTGCGCTACAAGACGCGTGTTGCGGTGAAGTTCACGAGCATCCCGGAGTGACCCGAGGGTGACATCTGGCAACGAAACGCCATTGCTGCTGTGGTGCACGGCCCGACAAGCGGTGGTGCCCTTCACCCCCGGTCCGCTGGTCACGCTGTACACGTGCGGCATTACGCCCTACGACGCCACCCATCTCGGCCACGCTGCGGTGTATGTGGCGTACGACGTGTTACAGCGGCGGCTCCGTGATCGAGGACACGACACCCGTTGCGTACGCAACATCACCGACGTCGACGACTCGATTCTGACCAAGGCCCGCGAGTTGGGGGTGCACTACCTCGATCTGGCCGCCGCCGAGACGGCCCGTTTCGACGACGACATGCGGGCCCTGGGCCTGATCCCATCGTGGAGTGAGCCTCGGGCCACCTCGGCCATCGCCGACATCCGCGGCTTCATTGGCATGGTCCTCGAACGGGGGCACGCGTATCAGGCGGGCGGGGCGGTGTACTTCGACATTTCCAGCGTGGCCGACTTCGGCTCGGTTTCGGGTTACAGCCGACAGCAGATGCTCGAACTGGCGGCTGAGCGGGGCGGGAACGTGGACGACCCGCACAAGCGTGATCCGCTCGACTTCGTGTTGTGGCAGCCATCCTTGGCCGACGAACCGTCGTGGGAAACCCTGTGGGGCCCGGGACGCCCGGGCTGGCACATCGAGTGCTCGGCCCTGGCGCTACGCGAGCTCGGGACCACCATCGATCTTCACGGCGGCGGGGCCGATCTCATCTTCCCGCACCACGAGTGTGAGCGAGCCCAGAGCGAGGCAGCCACCGGCGAGCCGTTTGTGCGCCACTGGATGCACCAGGCCATGGTGGGCATGGATGGCGAAAAAATGTCGAAGAGTTTGGGCAACCTCGTGTTCGTATCGGAACTTCGCCGCCAATGGGACCCCATGGCGATTCGTCTCATGATCATCGAGAACCACTACCGAACGGCGTGGGAATGGGACGAAACCCGGATGCCGCGGGCGTCGGCCCGGCTCGAGGCGTGGCGTTTGGCCGGACGGGGTGACGGCGCTCTCGAAGCGACGCGGGCGGCCCTGGATCACGATCTTGACGTCCCCAGCGCCGTGGTGGCCATTGATGCGGCGGCGGCCGCCGGTCGGGGTGTGAGCAAGGCGGCCACGCTCCTCGGGATCGGCCTGTAACGCTCGGGTCCGTTCTCGGTCTCCGTGGCATACTGCGCAGGATGGAGGACCAACCGTCGAGCGAGCGTGAGTTTGGGAAGCTTTATCCGCTTGCCCGAGCGGTGCTGTCCCCCATCTTTCGGGCACTCTGGCGGGTGGAGGTGACCGGGGGGGACCACGTGCCGGTGGCTGGTGGGGCCATCTTCTGCCCCAATCACACGTCGGTGATCGACTCGTTCATGTTGCCGCTGGTATTGCCCCGCCGGATCACCTTTGTGGGAAAAGCGGAGTACATGGATTCGTGGAAGACGAAGCACATCTTTCCGGCCATCGGGATGATCCCGATTGACCGCAGCGGCGGAAATGCATCGGAACGGGCGCTCAACACGGCGGCGCGGGTGATCGCCAGCGGCGAGTTCTTCGGTATTTATCCCGAGGGCACGCGGGCGCGTGACGGCCGCCTGCATCGTGGTCACACTGGCCCGGCCCGGCTGGCCCTGCGTACCGGTGTGCCGATTGTGCCGGTCGGTATTGTGGGCACCCGGGAGATTCAGCCCCCCGATGCCCGATTCCCCACTCCCTTCAAGCGGGCCGAGGTTCGCTTTGGTCGGCCGATCAACGTTCGTCGCTATGCCGATCGACTCGATGATCGTCTGGTGCTCCGCCAGATCATCGACGAGGTGATGTACGAGATTCGGGAACTCTCTGGGCAGGAATACGTTGACGAGTACGCCACCAAGCGGGCGGAGTCGTTCCCGGTGCAGGCCGAAGCCCGCCTGGGGGAGACGCCGCTGGCGGCTACCAACGGTGCCGGCCCGAGGCGTTCGAGTGCCGAGGTGTTGGGCCAGCCATCGGGCTGATCCCGTTATTGGTTCTGCCGGGAGCCAGGGGTCCGGTACCCTGCGCATCCATGTCTGATGAGATCACGATCCGGTTACCGGACGGCTCCACCCGCGTCATGGGGGCTGGAGCCACGGCGTTGGGCTTGGCCCAAGACATCGGCTCACGGTTGGCCAAGGCGGCGGTAATCGCGGTGGTCAACGGCGAGGCCAGCGACTTGGGTAGAGCGCTGGCCGATGGTGACGAGGTGGCCATCGTCACCGGTGAGTCGCCCGATGGGCTCTTCACCATTCGTCACTCCACCACCCATGTGATGGCCCAGGCGGTGCTCGATCTGTTCCCGGGGGCCACCTTTGGCATCGGCCCCCCGGTGGAGGACGGCTTCTATTACGACTTCGAACTCCCCCACCGGGCCACCTTCGTGGAGGAGGACTTGGCGCGTATCGAGGCGCGGATGCGAGAGATCATGGCGGAGGAGCAACCCTTCCGGCGGGCGGAGATGGGGGCCGAGGAGGCCCGCGGGGTGTTCGCGGCGCACCGTTTCAAACTCGAGATCATCGATGACGCCAGCACGGATCCCATGTCGGCGACGGCCGCAGTGGGGTCGGTCCGCACCTACGAGAATCCCCCCGTCGTGGCCAAGGACCCGGCGCCGTTCCATGGCTATCGGGGTTTCATCGACCTATGTCGGGGGCCCCACGTGCCCCACACCGGTGCCCACCTCGGCCACTTCAAGCTCATGCGGGTGGCGGGGGCCTACTGGCGGGGGCAGGAGGGCAACCCCCAACTGCAGCGCATTTACGGCACGGCCTGGGATTCGAAGAAGGCACTGGCAGAGCATTTGCACCGGCTCGAGGAGGCGGCCAAGCGCGACCATCGCAAGTTGGGTGTCGAACTCGACCTGTTCAGTTTCCCCGAGGAGATCGGTTCAGGGCTGGCGGTGTTCCATCCCAAAGGTGGGCTGGTGCGGCGATTGATGGAGGATTACTCCCGTCAGCGGCATGCGGAAGCGGGCTATGAGTTCGTGAACTCGCCCCACATCACCAAGGCCAGCCTCTTCGAGACTTCCGGTCATCTCGAGTTCTTTGCCGATGGCATGTTTCCGCCGATGCACTTTGACGACGAAGGGGGAGAGGGCGGTCAGGATTACTACCTGAAGCCCATGAACTGCCCGTTTCATGTGCTGATTTACCGGTCCCGCCTGCGTAGTTATCGGGAATTGCCTCTGCGATTCTTCGAGTTCGGCACCGTGTATCGCTACGAAAAGAGCGGTGTGCTCCACGGCCTCACCCGGGTGCGCGGTCTCACGATGGACGATTCGCACATCTTCACTACGAAGGAGCAGATGGGCGAGGAGTTGGCATCCTTGCTGGACTTCGTCCTGGGTCTCTTGGCGGATTATGGCCTCACCGACTTTTTTTTGGAACTGTCCACGAAGCCGTCGGGTAAGGCCGTAGGAAGCGACGCCGACTGGGACGAAGCCACCGAGGCGCTGCGGGCGGCGGCGGTCACCAAGGATCTTGATCTGGTGCTCGATGAGGGCGGTGGAGCGTTCTACGGTCCGAAGATTTCGGTGCAGGTACGCGATGCCATCGGGCGGACCTGGCAGATGTCCACGATCCAGTTGGATTTCCAGTTACCTCAGCGCTTTGAGATCGACTACGTGGGCCCGGATAACGAGCGCCACCGTCCGGTGATGATTCACCGGGCTCTCTTCGGGTCGATCGAGCGTTTCTTCGGGGTGTTGGTGGAGCACTATGCCGGCGCCTTCCCCGTATGGCTAGCGCCGGTGCAGGTGCGGGTGTTGCCGGTGCGCAGCGACCACCACACCTACGCCACGTCGGTGGTGGAGGGTCTCCAGGCGGGCGGCTTCCGCACCGATGGGGTGGAAGCGGACGAACCATTGGGCGCCCGGATTCGTCGGGCGAAACTGGAGAAGGTGCCGTACATACTCGTGGTGGGGGACAGCGACGTGGCGGCCGGGACGGTGGGGGTGAACGCACGCGGATCCGACCAGCCCGACCGCGATGTGCCGCTCACCACCTTTACGCAGAGACTGGCCGACGAAGTGACCGCCAAAGCATGACCCTGGCGAGGGTGTTTCGTGCCGCTTGACCATTTGTGGGCGACGTGGCGTTCGGCGTACGTGGGCAAGGTGGCCGATAGCCGCACCCTCCCCAGCGTGGAGGCGGCCGCTGGTCGCTCGTTGTTCGAGCGGATTTTGGCGGCGGCCCAGGAGGAGGGGGGCGACGCCGCCGGGGTGGTTGCCCAGGGCCCCACCTGCTTTGTGCTCCTGAATCTCTATCCGTACACGGTGGGTCACCTCATGGTGCTCCCGCAGCGGGCGGTGGCCGACCTCGGGGGGCTGACCACCGAGGAGCATCGCGAACTGTGGGACACCGTGCGAGTGGCCGTGCAGGCCTTGCGGCTGGCCTTCCAGTGCGACGGGGTGAATGTGGGTCTGAATCTCGGAGAGGCGGCCGGCGGGTCCCAGTCGGACCATCTCCATGTGCATTGCGTGCCCCGCTGGGGCGGCGATGCCAACTTCCTTGCGGTGACCGCCGAGACTCGCGTGCTGCCGGTGAGCCTGGTGGAGGCAGCGGAGCGACTGCGGGCAGTCTGGCCCGGTTGATCCCGGGCCGGTACGGTCCCCAGTGCCATGGATGAGGATGCGCCCACCGACGCTGAAGTAACCGATGCGCTGCCGGATGATCTCAACGCCGCGGGGTACGTCGGGCCGTACGTGTTCCCCAACAACAACCGCCGGCGGGTGCCGGGATACCTCTACCTGATGATGGGCGTGGCGTGCATCGTGGTGGGGGTGTGGGCCGGACCGGACGCAGTGTTGGTGAATGGCGGATTTATCGGCGCCGGGGTTCTCTTGGTGGTCTTTGGTGTTTATCACCTGCTGGCGGGCTGGAATCTCGACGTGGATGAGCGCGACGCCCTCGTGGCGGCCACGCGGCAGGTGGGGTTTGCGGTGGGGCACGCATCGGCTCAACTCGGCTGGCGAGGGTTGCGAAGCCGTCCGACGTGGCGC includes these proteins:
- a CDS encoding cysteine--tRNA ligase translates to MLLWCTARQAVVPFTPGPLVTLYTCGITPYDATHLGHAAVYVAYDVLQRRLRDRGHDTRCVRNITDVDDSILTKARELGVHYLDLAAAETARFDDDMRALGLIPSWSEPRATSAIADIRGFIGMVLERGHAYQAGGAVYFDISSVADFGSVSGYSRQQMLELAAERGGNVDDPHKRDPLDFVLWQPSLADEPSWETLWGPGRPGWHIECSALALRELGTTIDLHGGGADLIFPHHECERAQSEAATGEPFVRHWMHQAMVGMDGEKMSKSLGNLVFVSELRRQWDPMAIRLMIIENHYRTAWEWDETRMPRASARLEAWRLAGRGDGALEATRAALDHDLDVPSAVVAIDAAAAAGRGVSKAATLLGIGL
- a CDS encoding 1-acyl-sn-glycerol-3-phosphate acyltransferase, producing MEDQPSSEREFGKLYPLARAVLSPIFRALWRVEVTGGDHVPVAGGAIFCPNHTSVIDSFMLPLVLPRRITFVGKAEYMDSWKTKHIFPAIGMIPIDRSGGNASERALNTAARVIASGEFFGIYPEGTRARDGRLHRGHTGPARLALRTGVPIVPVGIVGTREIQPPDARFPTPFKRAEVRFGRPINVRRYADRLDDRLVLRQIIDEVMYEIRELSGQEYVDEYATKRAESFPVQAEARLGETPLAATNGAGPRRSSAEVLGQPSG
- the npdG gene encoding NADPH-dependent F420 reductase: MRIGILGGTGPAGSALAARLASVGFETVVGSRSRYRALEVVDGLKERWTGRDLTIEAADNEGAADADLIVIATPWDGATQTAQMVETHLRGKVVISMANALTKIGKEFQPLVPPRGSVAASVQAVLPGSFVAAGFHHVPAKELGDLDHPIESDVLICSDHPEATKMTAELVAKIPHMRPLDCGELSLATPIESFTAVLLQLNVRYKTRVAVKFTSIPE
- a CDS encoding phosphotransferase family protein, translating into MSHDLAEALRQLLGPDGAEITSLQRLSGGASRETWSFDLVVEGGVRPLILQRLRGGGVAGSTGIPMGVEAALVRVAGRHGVPVAEVVTSDDGSVLGRAGMVVARLEGETIPRKLLRDQEWAGAVGRLGNQVGAALAAVHAIPTAEISGLSTTDQLAQFRAILDGLGEPHPAFELGFRWLEAHRPAPTPPTVVHGDFRLGNLLVDHDGLRAVLDWELAHLGDPVEDLGWFCVRAWRFGSPLPAGGVASRESLVAAYEAASGRTVAVEALRWWELLGTLKWGVICIMQAWGHLSGGSRSVELATIGRRVCENEWDVLGLLPGPPLVVNPPVAATPVAPLHDRPHLTELVEAVREWVEGDVLEGTEGRLAFHARVAVNALRMAERELAQGPGPALAHRAALAVLGCEDDADLAARIRSGSLDDRLEEVRAAVSASVVDKLRVANPTWLTMEA
- a CDS encoding HIT domain-containing protein; translated protein: MPLDHLWATWRSAYVGKVADSRTLPSVEAAAGRSLFERILAAAQEEGGDAAGVVAQGPTCFVLLNLYPYTVGHLMVLPQRAVADLGGLTTEEHRELWDTVRVAVQALRLAFQCDGVNVGLNLGEAAGGSQSDHLHVHCVPRWGGDANFLAVTAETRVLPVSLVEAAERLRAVWPG
- the fabI gene encoding enoyl-[acyl-carrier-protein] reductase FabI → MSLLDGKRILVTGVLTDASLAFGVARHAQQQGAEIILTGAGRGLSLTRRTARKLPHPAEVLELDVTDPTQVAAVRDALGERWGRVDGALHAIGFAPPSCLGGGFTEAPWEDVSVALQISAYSLKTLAEVVVPHMPPGGSILGLDFDNSRQAWPAYDWMGVAKAALESTSRYLARDLGPQGIRVNLVAAGPIKTLAAKSIPGFSRFEDVWDERSPLGWDVKADADAVARSCVALLSDWFPKTTGEIIHVDGGFHAVAT
- the thrS gene encoding threonine--tRNA ligase yields the protein MSDEITIRLPDGSTRVMGAGATALGLAQDIGSRLAKAAVIAVVNGEASDLGRALADGDEVAIVTGESPDGLFTIRHSTTHVMAQAVLDLFPGATFGIGPPVEDGFYYDFELPHRATFVEEDLARIEARMREIMAEEQPFRRAEMGAEEARGVFAAHRFKLEIIDDASTDPMSATAAVGSVRTYENPPVVAKDPAPFHGYRGFIDLCRGPHVPHTGAHLGHFKLMRVAGAYWRGQEGNPQLQRIYGTAWDSKKALAEHLHRLEEAAKRDHRKLGVELDLFSFPEEIGSGLAVFHPKGGLVRRLMEDYSRQRHAEAGYEFVNSPHITKASLFETSGHLEFFADGMFPPMHFDDEGGEGGQDYYLKPMNCPFHVLIYRSRLRSYRELPLRFFEFGTVYRYEKSGVLHGLTRVRGLTMDDSHIFTTKEQMGEELASLLDFVLGLLADYGLTDFFLELSTKPSGKAVGSDADWDEATEALRAAAVTKDLDLVLDEGGGAFYGPKISVQVRDAIGRTWQMSTIQLDFQLPQRFEIDYVGPDNERHRPVMIHRALFGSIERFFGVLVEHYAGAFPVWLAPVQVRVLPVRSDHHTYATSVVEGLQAGGFRTDGVEADEPLGARIRRAKLEKVPYILVVGDSDVAAGTVGVNARGSDQPDRDVPLTTFTQRLADEVTAKA